ACTGCGCGTACTCGGCTTCGCCACCAACGAGTAGGAGGTTTTTCGATGGATCAGCCAGCATATAAAGGGTTTGGCCGTTCTTCTCTTCGTGGCGGATATGTCCGGGAGGTAACGATTGGAAGTGGGCGATCTGGGCAGGCGTCTGCGGCTTCACAGCACGGAAGCCAGCTTGAGTAAGGAAGGTCTCCTTCTTTTGCAGATGGGTGGCGCATCCGGAGAGAAATAGCGCGAGGGAGAGGCCACAGAGGGCAAGATGTCGGAGGTAACGGTTCATGCGAAGAGTATGGTTAGAGGATCAAGCAGGAGAGGCGAGGATAAGGCTTTTAGTAAAACATGGGACCGAAGAAGGGATCCATCATTCCACCCCATCCGGCATAGTCGTCCGCCAGAAGTTTATCTTCCTTGTCGGCGGCCCGATCAGGAATGACGACCTTGGAATAGAGGATGTGCTGGTAACGCTCAAACTGGGGATTAGCACCAACAAGTAGGAGATTCTTGCGAGGGTCTGAGTAGACGAACAGTGTGTGTCCCTTGCGGGTCATCTGCGTGATCTTGCCAGGAGTGAGGGCCTGGACTTTGGTAATCTGGGAGGGCGTTGTCGGCCTTACGGCTAAGAACCCAGCTTCGCGCAGGAAGTTCTCCTTCTGCTGCAAGTGGGAGGTGCAGGCTGGGAGAAGAAGGAGCGGAAGAATGAGGATAGAGAGGAGTGGGAGAAGTCGGTTCATGAGGAGCGGATCCCCTTGTAGGCCGGGATCCTATGAGAGTCCAAGAAAACATGCGGCAGAAGGCATGCGCCGATGGATTAAAACTCGGTTCTGCGCGCCAAGCTGGCATGATCCTGCGATGAAATCCGATCAGGACCTCTACAAGCAACTGCGGGATCTGCCCAAGGAGGAGCTGTGGGCTCGTGAAGTGCCCCGCTTCGATGCGGCACAGGCCCGTGAGCGGCTGGAGCGCGTGGCTGTGATCCGAGCGGTCGGGATGATCTTTTCCCGATTCGGGACGGATGAGGAACAGGCAGTAGTTCGAGCTTGGCTGATCAACTTGCTGAAGGATCCTCAGGAAAAGATCCGCCGCTATGCCCTGGCTGCGCTGCCCAAGATCGGCGCGGGCGAGGTCGGCGAACGCGAGATACTGGCACTGCTCAAGTCCGGCATTAAGGATAAGGAGGGGCGGGAAGCCCGTTATCTCGGACGCGCCCTGGAGAAGGTCGGCGGCGAGGCAACGCTGGCTCTGATCGAGGAAGGGATAGAACTGCCGGCGATGACGGTTCAGAAGGTGAAGGCAGGTGTTTCGCGCAAGGAGGATGCCGGAGGCGTTCTTCTCGACGCCCTGCTTCCCCTGCGTCATGGGGACGCTGACATGAGGGTGCTGCTACGCTGCCGCCGCGGTCTGGAGGATTTCGTCCGCGATGAGGCGGCTGAAAAGCTCTCCACAATGCAGTGGCTGATCGAATCGACCAAGCCCGGCTGCGTCACACTCAAGCCACTGAAGGAGTTCAAACTGGCTTCTCTTTACCAGCTCCGCTGCTTTGCCACGGTGGCTTTTCCCCTCGGAACAGTAAGCGGAGAGGAGGGGCCTAAGTGGGTAGAGCCGCTAGCCCGCTGCATCGCCTCTGAGCGAGCCCGTGATCTCATGCTCAGCGGCACAGAGAATGCACCGCGCTATCGATTGGAATTTGCGGGAGGCGGCCATCAGCGGGGTGCCATCCGTCAGGTGATCGATCGTGCCTACGCCCTCTGCCCCGAGATCCTGAATGATGCCCGGCAGGCTCCCTGGTCGATCGACGTGCTGGCTGCCAACCGGGGTGAATCTTCTGTAGAGCTGCGACCACGGCTCTATCCCGACCCGCGTCTGGGCTACAGACAGGACGACATCGCGGCCGCCTCGCATCCACCGCTGGCGGCCTGTATGGCGAGTCTAGCTGGATTTTGCGATGACGAGGTGATCTGGGATCCCTTCTGCGGTTCGGGGCTTGAGCTTATCGAGCGGGGACTGCTGGGCGGAGTGACAGCTGTTCACGGTACGGATCTGGATCCCAAGGCGATCGAGGTGGCCCGGGCCAATTTTGAAGCGGCAAAGATCGAGGGAATGGAAACGTCCATTACAAGTTCGTTCACGGAGTGTGATTTCAGAAATGCAGCCATTGCTCCCGGAAGCATTTCGCTGATCATCACGAATCCCCCACTAGGTCGGCGCGTCCGCATCAAGGATATGCAGGGGCTCTTTGCGGATCTCTATGCAGCCGCATCCCGAGCGCTCCGCCCCGGAGGGAGGCTGGTCCTGGTGAATCCCTTGCGTACCCAACCCGAGGATCCGACCCTGTATCGGGAATACCAGCAGACGGTTGATCTCGGGGGATTCAACTGCCGTCTGGAAATGTACCGGAAGGTCGAAGCTGGAAAAATGGGGAAATCTTTTAGAAATTCTTCCAAGCGTCAGCCCGCAAAGAAAAATCCGGACAGTTCGAAGCTCAAGTTCAAGAACGAGCCTGATGAAAAGAAGGCGCCCGCTCCGGCGCCTGCTTGGTGGAGTAAAGGGGGTCACTCCAACAGCCGCGAGACACGGCGACGCGCCCGGATCTAAGCAGATAAGCCGACAGCACATGGAAAAGTCGTTGGAAAAGACCTTAGAAAAGCCTTTGGAGAAGTCCTTTGAGGAGCTTGATTACTGCGAGACACCGCTGGGTGAGCTGATTCTGCGGAGGCGCAAGATTCCGATGCTGGAGAACCAGATTGTCCACGAGATCATACTCAACGGGGAGTTCCTGATGAGTAGTCTCTTTTATGTGGTCGAGGAGGCACTGGCCGATCTCGGCCTGGCTGCCGTGGAGGTCCCGGAGGGGGTTCTCATGGATGTGGTCGTCGGAGGGTTGGGGCTTGGTTATACGGCGGCAGCAGCTCTGAGAAATGTGAGGAATGGGAATCCGAGCGTGGGATCCCTCAGCATCATTGATTATCTGGAGCCGGTGATCCGGTGGCATCAGAGCGGTAAGGTACCGCTCGGCACAGGGCTCTCCGCCGATCCGCGGACACGCTATGTGGAGGGAGATTTCTTTGCACTCGCGGAGAACCCGCAGACAGGATTCCATGCGGAATCCCCGGGAGCGAGATTCCATGCGGTTCTCCTGGACATCGATCACACGCCCCAGCATTGGCTCAATCCACGCCACGCCTCTTTCTACACCGTGGAGGGATTGCAGACGTTGAGAGGGCATCTGCATCCGGGTGGGGTCTTCGCCATGTGGTCGGACGAGTCGCCGGACGAAGAGTTCTGCTCCAGACTCCGGGAGGTCTTCGCGCGGGTGGAGGCTCCGGTGGTGAGCTTTCCAAACCCCATCCGCGGAGGAGAATCCACCGGAACCGTCTATGTTGCGGTGAGAGGACGCTGAGGCATCCTCTAGTTCATCAGCCAGTTTCTGGCACGATCACTTGGGCGTCGATAAATACAAGGACTCGCGCAGAGGCGCAGAGACGCAGAGAAAAAACAAAGCATTAGGAAATGCGCAGATGGTAACCATGACTCAACCCAAGGCAGCCTAAAGATCCTTACCTAAGAGGCTTAAAACTCTGCGTCTCTGCGCCTCAGCGGGAGACTTATTTTGCGACTTATTTTTTCTGCAGTTCAGCAAAAGCCGCCAAGGTTTCCTCGACCGTGATGTCGGCGACGCTTTGGGAAGATTT
This window of the Verrucomicrobiota bacterium genome carries:
- a CDS encoding methyltransferase translates to MKSDQDLYKQLRDLPKEELWAREVPRFDAAQARERLERVAVIRAVGMIFSRFGTDEEQAVVRAWLINLLKDPQEKIRRYALAALPKIGAGEVGEREILALLKSGIKDKEGREARYLGRALEKVGGEATLALIEEGIELPAMTVQKVKAGVSRKEDAGGVLLDALLPLRHGDADMRVLLRCRRGLEDFVRDEAAEKLSTMQWLIESTKPGCVTLKPLKEFKLASLYQLRCFATVAFPLGTVSGEEGPKWVEPLARCIASERARDLMLSGTENAPRYRLEFAGGGHQRGAIRQVIDRAYALCPEILNDARQAPWSIDVLAANRGESSVELRPRLYPDPRLGYRQDDIAAASHPPLAACMASLAGFCDDEVIWDPFCGSGLELIERGLLGGVTAVHGTDLDPKAIEVARANFEAAKIEGMETSITSSFTECDFRNAAIAPGSISLIITNPPLGRRVRIKDMQGLFADLYAAASRALRPGGRLVLVNPLRTQPEDPTLYREYQQTVDLGGFNCRLEMYRKVEAGKMGKSFRNSSKRQPAKKNPDSSKLKFKNEPDEKKAPAPAPAWWSKGGHSNSRETRRRARI
- a CDS encoding spermidine synthase, translating into MEKSFEELDYCETPLGELILRRRKIPMLENQIVHEIILNGEFLMSSLFYVVEEALADLGLAAVEVPEGVLMDVVVGGLGLGYTAAAALRNVRNGNPSVGSLSIIDYLEPVIRWHQSGKVPLGTGLSADPRTRYVEGDFFALAENPQTGFHAESPGARFHAVLLDIDHTPQHWLNPRHASFYTVEGLQTLRGHLHPGGVFAMWSDESPDEEFCSRLREVFARVEAPVVSFPNPIRGGESTGTVYVAVRGR